CTTCTCGATCAAATTCGTAGAAAAaatcgtcttcatcatcatcttcttcaagaaTCTTGCCTTCTCGCTGAGCTAAAAGAACTTTTAATTGAGTGTCCACttgatatttaaaagaaaagctAAAGGCAGGAATCGGATTATGAATACTTCTAGAAAGTTCCAAGTTATTAAGGGTATTTTTGATCTCTTTCCTAGACTCAATAGTACATGTAGCCTCCCTTCTAACCATAATGACTCGGAGAAAACTAGTAAATAGCTTAGAGAACGTGACCAAGACCGATGAAAAGGCGTTGTATAACGTTTGAAAACATGGGAGAAGccataaaaagaagagatagagcCATATAAGAAgttgacaaagaaacagaacaacaGGGTGCATGTATAGTTTCAGATAAGACGATCTCAAGAAACCATCTCGAATCACTATGGATTCTATAATTAGCCAACATGTTGAGAGTATAGCCATCAAAATTTCACAGAGAggcagagagaaagagagaggggaaggGAAAGGGACTCAAAAGAGGAGAGTGTGTTTATAAAGACGAGAAGAAGCTGCTGCGAAAGAGCCTTGTTGGAATTTTTATCCCTCAGCATGatcattaataaattaagttggtAAAGGGTCAATTTTGTTATCTTGAATGTTCTTTCTTATTAATTGATTcaagttttgtttggttttgaacttttaaaCATGTTGGCAATATTCGGATTTGAAGTATACTAATTCAATATGTAACAGAAAAATATCCGTTTTAGTGTTAAACTAAACCTCTAAGGCCATGTATTggctatataataaaatttttaattaaaagagcCAACTTGACCCTCCATAGTTCTAATTGTTAACCTACGGCAGACAAATGGAACTAGTGACAtgattttgtaactttttatcaaatccaCATAGAAAGCTCATCACTTCTCAAGCTCCATCACAGAACACATATGGAGAACATAACGAACTAACAGACACAGAAACACACATGATGTTCATCAATGTTAGTAACATCTTTTATGTAACCCTGCATAAAAGCTTCAAGTTTCAACCTAACCAGATCAGACCTAATACAACATCAATCCCTGTTTCCATAGGCCCCGATCTCGAAGGCGAAACTAAGCAAGCACAAATGAAAAGCAGAGAGTATAACCAAAATGTTCTTTACTATGACCAGTTTCCAACAATATCCTTACAATGCTTGTTCCCATTGTACTTTATTTAAACACAGACTATAACATATTTATCAGTTCTTGTAAAAAAAGTGTGTGTATGAGAGTAAAAGCTAACCGAAGAAAAGAGTAAACGATCAAATCTCATTTCCAAAAGACTGAATAAACCTTGTAtaactttctctgtttttcatttcttgatcttccTCTGCTGCTTCTTTGGTCCAGAAACCACTAATCTCCTTACAGAACAACCACACCTGGCTCTAAAAACGAGGACAGCTCTCCCATTAGGCGGTGCCATCTTCTTGAGCTCGGCTTCCAATTCACGGTGATGGACACGAGGCAGCTCAAACATCCCTCTCTTACCGgcactgttgttgttgttggaactCTTGATACATTCCTCAGTCTCAAGCTGAATATCAAACTCAACAGCTTTCCTAAGCCCTTTACAATTGGGTTTCCCACAACGCTGCATAGTACACAAGAGTATAACAAGCCAAGTGGAGAGTGCAGCACAGAAGATGCTCAAAGCTAATGAACCATAGACAATAGGGTTCTGCAAAATCTCTTCTTTGACTAAAACAGAGAGATCTGAAAAGAACTCAATAGACTTGAGGGTGATGAGCTTGACGTAAGGGAAGAAGAGGAACCCGCAGGCGGTGATCACGGCGATAAGGATCACGACATCGATAGCAGCGGACTGAGATCTGTCGCAGACAGGGAAGTTGGAACAGGTTGGAGAAGAAGTGTGGGATTTGCGAGTGGTTCTTGTCGGCTTAGAGGAGGAGTGAAGAGAGTTGGACATGAtcaatgttgttgttggagattGGTCGACGGAATTGCAGACCGAGATTGAGCTATGGAAATATACCATCTCACTCACTCGAATCCCCTCGAGAGAGATAAAAGTTACCCAACCGATTCAAATCTTCAAAGttggattctttttttgttttcttctctaagGATTGGGATCAGAATCGATCTATGAAACTCGATCTGAATCCCAATTCTCGATCCAACGATCAAACCCAATAATCAGATCGAGCAAACGTAGAGAGAATTCACCTGATCAAACTGACTATTAGAAGAAGCTCTGTTTCGATCAGATCAATCaagcaagtaaaaaaaataaaaatcagatttttttggtAGCAAAGCCTGTAAAAACCTAATCGGAAACAAAATCGAATCGGAAAAAGGATGAGAAGAGTTTTCAAGAAGctacaacaacaataaattcAACGTCTACAGAGAAATTGAatcgtcgtcttcgtcgtcaTGATGAATTCAAAGTTAAtctcttttttggtttagagGGTCCAAATCTAATCGGAAAGGGGAATCAATCGTATATTCGTAGCCAAGAGTGACTGACACGCGTTTCTCTTTAGATAACCCTTACTACAACACCTCTTCTTATGTCTGATTTCACATGACGTCAtcattatttctttaaaaataaaaaaaaacgtattttttatattttgagccCAAAGCAGAGTAAtaataaaaaccctaactttgattttgattctctACTACCTCGTTAGACAGCCACtttccctaaaaccctaaaaagctcACCGCTGTTGTTCATTTTGAGAATCAtatctaaagaagaagaagatgggttcgaataagaagaaaaagcaaagcaAGGGTGAAGGAtccggtggtggaggaggagtcGTCGCAGAGGAAGGTAATCAGATGATTAACGATCCAAGGTTCTCGTCGGCGCACACGGATCCTAGATTCCGTAGTATGCCGAGGCGTCAGTCAAAAGTCGCTATTGACTCTCGATTCAAGCCTATGTTCTCTGATAAGCGATTTACCACGGCTAATGCTCCCGTCGATAAGCGTGGCAAGCGGAGAAAAGCTGGCAAAGGAAACGATTTGCTTCGTGATTTTTATCgacttgatgaagaagataatgatgatgctaagaagaagaaggaggaatcTGGGGATGAGAGTGAGAATGAGATGACTGATCTGAAATCTGAGGCGGAATCAGAGAAAGGGAGTGATACTGACAAGAAGCTAAAGGTAGCGTCTTTGGATGAAGAGTCTAATGATGAAGATGAGTCTGATGAGGAAGCTGAGTCTGAAGAGGTatcagaggaggaggaggaagaagaagaagataccgATGAGGACGATGAAGGTATCTATGAAGACGATGGACCAGAGATTCCGGTATAATTGCTCAACGTTATTGTTCATGTTctggttttataaaataatgaatgaTGTTCTCATGTTGCGAATTTGGTGTTGATGATGGTTTCTAGGAAGAGAACATACCGACTATCCCAGAAGAAACTCCCAGACTTGCTATCGTTAACATGGATTGGAAACATGTCTCTGTAAGTGTTCTCCATCCTTTATGTATTGTTTCAAATTGGCCTTTCTTTCGTGTCTGTATCTTTGCTATGGTTGTGTAACTAATCTAATGAGTGGGAACTTGGTTTTAAATAGCGCGCCTGTGGCGCGCAATTGCGCATGGCGCAGTAAGTTATGAAGAAAAGGGCAACCAAACTTGGATGCGTGGCGAGATCTATGATGCGCGCGCCATATGTGAGCCTCGTCGATGCGCGAGGCAATCATGGCGATCGCATCATTGGTTGATGCAAAAACTCTTCAAAACCTGCAACAAAAAACTTTGTGATTTTAGGGTTGTTAGGAAGAGAACAACTAGATCCAATAGGATAAACCATTTTGACAAACCGAGCTGGTTAAAACATGATTCAATTAAAGAGATTTGGTAGTTTAAACTGGCTTTAAAGTTAAACAATGTGTTATAATGTGTTtattaaaccaaatcaattctttagTTTATATAAATTGAACAGGTTTTGACCCTTACCTCTTAGTCTAACGATAGTTTCCCAATTTGAAGATGTTTAATTCCCAGTTCTCTTTAATAAATCACCATATATGAACAAAGCTTGAAGGATAAAACTATATGTAGATAATCTGTTAATGGAGCGCCACAAATCCGAAAGGCGCGCGCCTTAGTGCGCCATGGCGCATGGCTCATTGATGGACCCTTTGTGCCATGGTGCGCTTTGCCAAATTTAAAACCAAGAGTGGGAATGGATACTAAAGGATTAAGCTTTTTTGCACTGTCAAGAGTTTGTGTTATGTAAGTTTTGCAGTTGTTCAAATGGCTGATATCTTATATTTGGTACTTATTAGGCCAAAGACTTGTACGTAGTTTTGAATTCGTTTCTGCCAAAAGATGGGCGCATTTTGTCTGTGGCTGTCTATCCATCTGAGTTTGGGCTTCAGCGAATGAAAGAGGAGGAAATTCACGGGCCGTTAATTGATggagacaaaaagaaagaagatggcgatgatgatgatgatgatgatgatgaagaggaggaagatgaacACGTCATCAACCAGAAGCTACGTGTTTACGAATTAAGTAGATTAAAGTAAGTTCAAAGCTACTCTTATCTCTAAGGTATATGTGGTGGAGGAAGAGGGACTATTACTGAAACTTGCTAATACACTATTGCTCTCTTTTTCAGGTATTATTTCGCTGTTGCCGAATGTGATTCAAGTGCTACTGCAGATTACTTGTACAAATCATGTGATGGAATTGAGTTTGAGAGATCCTCAAACAAGCTCGACCTAAGATTTATACCTGATTCCATGGAATTCAAACATCCACCTCGTGATATTGCATCTGAGGTGCGTTACCACTTCTTCCTTTTACTTGAGATTATTTCTTGTTTCATGGTGAATACTTCTGACCTAATggttgttataaaaatataggcACCTGCTGGTTATGAAGGTTTAGATTTTCAGAGCCGAGCGCTGCAATTGAGCAAAGTTCAACTTTCTTGGGATGATGATGAGCCGCACCgcattaagactttaaaacagAATTTCAATTCTGAACAGGTCTGTAAATTAGGATTAATTGCTTAAAACTTGACGGCATGTAAGACCTTTAGTGGTAGTGTTGGTGTTCTGATACAGTTTTGTCAATCATAGTTGGCAGATCTTGAGATGAAGGAATTTTTAGCTTCTGATGAGAGTGAATCTGATGACGAAGACGACGAGGACAACAATGAAGGTATGAACCGGAAGAAAGTGGAGAAGAGTACAGATAAGTACCGAGCGTTAATTGAACCTGAAGGTGTAGATTCTGATAAAGAcgtggaggaggagaatgacCAGGATATGGAGGTAACATTCAATACAGGGTTAGAAGATCTTAGTAAAGAGATTCTTAAAAAGAAAGACAGGAAGTCAGAATCGGTCTGGGAGTCATCTCTAAGGCAGAGACGCGAAAAGAAGAGGGCCAGGAAGAATAatcaaaatgatgatgatgatgatgattacatTGATCGAAAGGCAGtgaaagatgatgatggtgatgacgaTTTCTTTATGGAAGAACCTCctcttaagaagaagaagaaagaaggaaagacgaataagaagaagaagggtttaGAGGATGAAGTAGCAGCGGAAGAAAGAAGCAGAGCGGTGCTCGAGTTGTTACTAGCTGATGAGAATGCAGGAGATGGTAATGAACCGAAAGGGTTTAATATTAAACGGAAAGGTAAAAGAGGAAAAACTGATATATCAGAAGAGAAGATACCTGCTGCTGATCTTGACGATCCGAGGTTCTCAGCTCTACTCACATCTCCTGCTTTTGCCTTAGATCCTACGGATCCACAGTTTAAGAGGTAATATTATTGATCAATGAATCCAATTTTGGTGGTAATCTTTTGTTGTGAATTGCGGAAGTTAATGAAATTTTGAGGgatttgttgttggtgttgttgcaGGAGTGCTACTTATGCAAGGCAAATAGCTGCGAAGCGTAAGGAAGTTTCGAAAAGCGACGAGGATGTGAAAGAGACAGCGccaaaggagaaagaacaagagTTGAATTCGATGATGGGGTCTAAGAAAGAGAGACACTCGCTGAATTCTACAGTCAAAtctttgaagatgaagatgattaaCAAGGAATCCGAGAAGAAGCAAGCGGGAAACGCAGTGACTTCCTCGAGTTTGGCTCAGCGGATTAAGAAGAAAGCCAAAGAtttatcaaagaaataaaatctcttttgcttttgtttccttcaaatcaattttgtttgttatattgatGAGATCATCActcactaatatttttttttctgtcactGGTTTCTAGAGAATTTCACTCTAGACTATATTATAGTCTGAAGTTAGTTTCACTTGTCCTTGCACTCTTTAAGACCgacagaaaaatgaaaaataaaatcccaAATTTTATAGTAAACAATCTGAGGATGGCCTTTTTAATAACTGTAGGTGGGCCAAAAATGTGTGAAGGCCCTATACATCTGGTCCGGGCCGGAACTGGGCCCATTACCACTGGTTTATATATCTAGTGACCGGACCTATCCGCgcttaaaaagagaaaaaaaaaaaaaatccctagatcggaagaagaagaagatggcggATACTCTGCGGCGGATGTTGGAAAGCGGAGAGCTAACGGAGACTCTGCGGCGGATGTTGGAAAACGGAAAGCTAACGGACGAACAATGCCTCTCTATTTTGCAAGTATTAGATTCCGATGGATGCACATCTGAggtattactttttttttgtttgtaattttgtatttgatCATCCAATATTGCCGCGCGGAGAGGCTTAGATATTAGAAGATTATTATCGCAAACCTAACAAATTTCTCACACACACTCTCCTCCTTTTTGTTGTATGCATCTATCAGAAAGTGATTGAGGAAAAAGCTGTTAAACGAATCGACAACAGGAAATCTCTGAAGCAGTTGTTGGCCATGCGTGATCCGGAGAGCGACCTTCTTCGTCGTTATGAAGAAGAATCGGATTCGGATGAAGAAGAATCGGATCCGGATTACGAAAGGTACCACCGCCAACTCGAGGAGTCTCAGGTAGGCAACCCCTAAAATTATTACTTACCTCCCCCTCCCCCGTCCTCCCCCGCCGCTATAttgtaatttgttatttttttttattggatttagTTTTTCGATATCGATCGTGACGTTCGTGTCCCACGTTGGGGATTTATCTCACCATTTTATTTTGGGGAAaaggaggaagaacaagaaccacCTCCCGAAATGGTTCTCTACGGCCGGTTGGGAGTTCATTGGTTCAACTTTGAGCACAATAGGAACTTGAAGTTCATTCGCATACCAAAATTGAATACCGGACATCCGTATTCTACATCCTACTACCTCACTATAGATGTTGAAGACTTTTTTTCCCCCATTTGGAAGTTATGATTGAACTCTGCAGAATCAAACCCACCACACcaggttttctttattttattttaaccaaattgaaacaagaaagaaagaaagacattttgtttctctttactgaCCTGGCTGAcctccttttttgtttgtagtgGAAGCCGAACCACATTCAATTTTCGACCACTTCATCATTGATGGGGTAGATGCGTTTTACACAGAATGTATGCCTACCTTTTTGTCGGGACCGCCAGAAGAAGCAGCTTATGATCAGAGATTCTACGTGGTTCCGTACGAGGAGATTCGTACAAATGATTGGCTTCGTCTGTATGCCCGCTTTGCACTTTTCAAAGTTTGCGAGGCTGAATCTCATTCTTTCCTGCCAGAGGAGATGCACTTGAAGAAGATACTTATGCAAACCCAAGTAAAGCCTCAGGATGTCGTCTCCGATGAGCCGATGTCGTCTCCGATTCTCAAGTCTATGAATGCCATCTTCCACATAAGCTTCAGATTCAACTGTCGCGACTACACATCCGTAGTAAGGAGAACTATAGATGGGATACCAGGACATATGCACCTCGAAGTCGAAGTCAAACCCGCTAAGAAACAGGGAGATTGATTGCTTCTCTCCTTCAAGAGATGATCAAAGTAGTTGGTGGTCAAGCCGGTGCGCTCTGTTACAATCACTCACTCGTCAGAATACTTCTTCTTATGCTTTATGTCGTTTTAGCTATCCTTTGGTTTCTGTTACAATCACTCGTCAGAATACTTCTTCTTATGCTTTATGTCGTTCTGATACAGTTTTCTCATCATAGTTGGCAAATCTTGAGATGAAGGATTTTTTAGCTTCTGATGAGAGTGAATCTGATGACGACGAAGACGACAGCAATCAAGGTATTAACCGGAAGAAAGTGGAGAAGAGGAAAGATAAGTACCGAGCTTTAATTGAATCTGAAGATGTTGACTCTCATAAAGACGTGGAAGAGGAGAATGACCAGGATATGGAGGTAACATTCAATACAAGGTTAGAAGATCTTAGTAAAGAGATTcttaaaaagaaagacaagaatCTCTAAGTAAAGCAAGGGTGAAGGATCCGGTGGTGGTGAAGTCGTCGCACAGGAAGGAAATCAGATGATTAACGACCCAAGGTTCTCGTCCGCGCACACGGATCCTAGATTCCGTAGTATGCCGAGGCGTCAGTCAAAATTAGCTGTCGACTCTCGATTCAAGCCTATGTTATATGATAAGCGATTTACCACGGCTAATGCTCCCGTCGATAAGTGTGGCAAACGGAGAAAAGCTGGCAAAGGAAACGATTTGCTTCGTGATTTTTATCgacttgatgaagaagataatgatgataagaagaagaagaaggagaagaaggagaaggaggaatCTGGGGATGAGAGTGAGAAAGAGATGACTGATTTAAAATCTGAGGCGGGATCAGAGGAAGAGAGTGATACTGACAAAAAGCTAAAGTTTGCTTCTTTGGATGAAGAGTCTAATGATGAAGCTGAGTCTGATGAGGAAGCTGAGTCTGAAGAGGTATCAGAGgaggaggtagaagaagaagaagaagataccgATGAGGACGATGAAGGTATCTATGAAGACGATGGACCAGAAATTCAGGTATAATTGCTCTACTTTTTGATTCATGGGATGCCTTGTTGTTCATGTTCTGGTTTTATAAATAATGAATGATGTTCTCATGTTGAGAATTTGGTGTTGATGATGGTTTCTAGGAAGAGAACATACCGACTATCCCAGAAGAAACTCCCAGACTTGCTATCGTTAACATGGATTGGAAACATGTCTCTGTAAGTGTTCTCCATCCTTGATGTATTGTTTCGAATTGGCCTTCTTTCGTGTTTGTATCTTTGCTATGGTTATGGAACTAATCTAATGAGTGGGAATGGTTACTAAAGGATAAAGCTTTTTGCTCGATAAATTAgagattgtttgtttctttccgTTGTTTAGAGTTTAGTGTTCTGTTAGTTTTTGCAGTTGTTCTTTTGGCTGATATCTTTTATTTGGTACTTAGGCCAAAGACTTGTACGTTGTTTTGAATTCTTTTCTGCCAAAAGATGGACGCATTTTGTCTGTGGCTGTCTATCCATCTGAGTTTGGACTTCAGCGAATGAAAGAGGAGGAAATTCACGGGACGAGACAAAAAGAATggagatggtgatgatgatgatgatgaagatgaagaggaggaagatgaggatGTCATCAACCAGAAGCTACGTGTTTACGAATTAAGTAGATTAAAGTAAGTTCAAAGCTACTCT
The Camelina sativa cultivar DH55 chromosome 15, Cs, whole genome shotgun sequence DNA segment above includes these coding regions:
- the LOC104747952 gene encoding UPF0725 protein At3g44770-like — protein: MADTLRRMLESGELTETLRRMLENGKLTDEQCLSILQVLDSDGCTSEKVIEEKAVKRIDNRKSLKQLLAMRDPESDLLRRYEEESDSDEEESDPDYERYHRQLEESQFFDIDRDVRVPRWGFISPFYFGEKEEEQEPPPEMVLYGRLGVHWFNFEHNRNLKFIRIPKLNTGHPYSTSYYLTIDVEDFFSPIWKL
- the LOC104744245 gene encoding uncharacterized protein At5g19025-like; this translates as MVYFHSSISVCNSVDQSPTTTLIMSNSLHSSSKPTRTTRKSHTSSPTCSNFPVCDRSQSAAIDVVILIAVITACGFLFFPYVKLITLKSIEFFSDLSVLVKEEILQNPIVYGSLALSIFCAALSTWLVILLCTMQRCGKPNCKGLRKAVEFDIQLETEECIKSSNNNNSAGKRGMFELPRVHHRELEAELKKMAPPNGRAVLVFRARCGCSVRRLVVSGPKKQQRKIKK
- the LOC109125239 gene encoding uncharacterized protein LOC109125239; translated protein: MIKVVGGQAGALCYNHSLLANLEMKDFLASDESESDDDEDDSNQGINRKKVEKRKDKYRALIESEDVDSHKDVEEENDQDMEVTFNTRLEDLSKEILKKKDKNL
- the LOC104744246 gene encoding pre-rRNA-processing protein esf1-like; this translates as MGSNKKKKQSKGEGSGGGGGVVAEEGNQMINDPRFSSAHTDPRFRSMPRRQSKVAIDSRFKPMFSDKRFTTANAPVDKRGKRRKAGKGNDLLRDFYRLDEEDNDDAKKKKEESGDESENEMTDLKSEAESEKGSDTDKKLKVASLDEESNDEDESDEEAESEEVSEEEEEEEEDTDEDDEGIYEDDGPEIPEENIPTIPEETPRLAIVNMDWKHVSAKDLYVVLNSFLPKDGRILSVAVYPSEFGLQRMKEEEIHGPLIDGDKKKEDGDDDDDDDDEEEEDEHVINQKLRVYELSRLKYYFAVAECDSSATADYLYKSCDGIEFERSSNKLDLRFIPDSMEFKHPPRDIASEAPAGYEGLDFQSRALQLSKVQLSWDDDEPHRIKTLKQNFNSEQLADLEMKEFLASDESESDDEDDEDNNEGMNRKKVEKSTDKYRALIEPEGVDSDKDVEEENDQDMEVTFNTGLEDLSKEILKKKDRKSESVWESSLRQRREKKRARKNNQNDDDDDDYIDRKAVKDDDGDDDFFMEEPPLKKKKKEGKTNKKKKGLEDEVAAEERSRAVLELLLADENAGDGNEPKGFNIKRKGKRGKTDISEEKIPAADLDDPRFSALLTSPAFALDPTDPQFKRSATYARQIAAKRKEVSKSDEDVKETAPKEKEQELNSMMGSKKERHSLNSTVKSLKMKMINKESEKKQAGNAVTSSSLAQRIKKKAKDLSKK